CAAGGAGGTCTACTGGGCCGCCTACTCCGGGCGCACCCGGGTCGACGGTCCGCACGTGCAGCGCCCGGCCGACGTGCCGACCGAGGGCTGCACCGCGGTGGCCGGTGAGCTGGCCGACGCCTTCGACCTGCCCGTGGTCGAGCCGCGCTACCCCACGCCGGTCGGGCTCGTCGCCGCGGCGGCGGACGCGCTGGGCGCCGAACCCGCCCCGCTGGTGCCGCTCTACCTGCGCCGCCCGGACGCGGAGCTGCCGAGCAAGCGCAAGTCCGTGCTCACCAGGGGTGCCCGGTGAACGACCGCGCCACGACCGAGCTGCAGGTGCTCAAGCTGCGCCGCAGCGACCTCAAGCGCTGCGCGGAACTGGAGCGGGTGCTCTTCCCCGGCGACGACCCGTGGTCCTGGCAGGCCTTCGCCAGCGAGCTCGACCAGGGCCACCACTACGTCGGGGCCTACCTCGGCGAGCGGCTCATCGGCTACGCCGGGCTGGCGGTGGCCGGTCGCCCGCCGCACGTCGAGGCCGAGGTGCACACCATCGGCGTCGACCCCGAGCACCAGGGGCGCGGCGTGGGCGGGGCCCTGCTGCGGGCGCTGCTGGCGCGGGCCGACGAGCTGCGCGCGACGACCTTCCTGGAAGTGCGCACCGACAACGAGACCGCGATCGCGCTGTACCGCAAGCACGGCTTCGAGATCATCGGGCTGCGCAAGCGCTACTACCAGCCGTCCGGGGCCGACGCGCACACCATGCGCCGGCCCGCGGTGGGAACGGAGACCGGAGGATGACTGCGGACCGGGTGGTGCTCGGCATCGAGAGCTCCTGCGACGAGACCGGCGTCGGCCTGGTGCGGCTGTCGGCGGACGGCTCGGTCGAGCTGCTGGCCGACGCGGTGGCCTCGAGCGTCGACGAGCACGCGCGCTTCGGCGGCGTGGTGCCGGAGATCGCCAGCCGCGCGCACCTCGCCGCGATGGCGCCGACGATGCGCCGCGCGCTGGACGAGTCCGGCCTCGCGCTGTCCGATGTGGACGCCGTCGCGGTGACCGCCGGGCCGGGCCTGGCGGGCGCGCTGATGGTCGGCGTCGCGGCGGCCAAGGCCTACGCCTCCGCGCTGGGCGTGCCGCTGTACGGCGTCAACCACCTCGCCGGGCACGTCGCCGTGGACACCCTGGAGCACGGCCCGCTGCCGGACCGCTGCCTGGCGCTGCTGGTCTCCGGCGGGCACTCCCAGCTGCTGCTGGTCGAGGGCATCGCCGAGAAGATCACCGAGGTCGGCACCACCATCGACGACGCCGCCGGGGAGGCCTACGACAAGGTCGCCCGCGTCCTCGACCTGCCCTACCCGGGCGGCCCGCCGATCGACGCGCAGGCCAAGCTCGGCAACCCGGACGCGATCGCCTTCCCGCGCGGGCTCACCGGCCCCCGCGACCCGGCGTACGACTTCTCCTTCTCCGGCCTGAAGACGGCGGTCGCCCGCTGGGTGGAGACCGAGCAGCAGGCCGGCCGCGAGGTCCCGGTGCCGGACGTGTGCGCCTCGTTCCAGGAGGCGGTGGCCGACGTGCTCACCGCGAAGGCGGTGCGCGCGGCGCGGGACCTCGAGGTGGACACGCTGGTGATCTCCGGCGGCGTGGCGGCGAACTCCCGGCTGTCGGCGCTGGCGTCGCAGCGCTGCGCCGAGGCGGGCATCACGCTGCGCGTGCCGCGTCCGCGCCTGTGCACCGACAACGGTGCGATGATCGCGGCCCTCGGGGCGCACGTCGTGGCCTCCGACGCCAAGCCCTCGCCGCTGGACATGCCCGCCGACCCGGGCCTGCCGGTGAGCACCATCGTCGTGCAGTGAGTCAGCGGCTGTACCAGAAGGCCTTGATGGTGGCGAGGACCTCGCGGCGGGCTCCGCGGGCCGCGACGCGCTGGAGGCGCCAGTCCGCGGCCGCGTCGTGCCCGACGCCGTAGGCGTCCACGCCGAGCCGGCGGCACATCGCCACCGCGCGGCGCAGGTGGAAGCGGGTGCTGATCACGGTGAGCTCCCGCAGGCCGAACTCCCCCGCGGCGCGGCGGCAGGACTGCCAGGTGTCCACGCCGGTCTCGTCGAGCACGACCGCCTCCGCCGGGACCCCGTGCGACACGAGGTGGTGCCGCATCACCGCGGGTTCGCTGTAGCCGCGCGACTCGGGGCTGCCGCTGACGATGAGCCTCCGGACCTTCCCGGCGTCGTACAGCGTCTTGGCGGTGTCCAGGCGGCCCTGCAGGATGAGGCTGGGCGTGCCGTCCCAGCGCACCCCGGCGCCGAGCACCAGCCCGACCTCGGTCGGCGGCACGTCGGACACCGAGCGGATGCGGCCCGCGCTGCGCGCGAGGGCCCACGCCGACGGCACCCCCGTGACCACGCCGATGCCGACCAGCCCCACGAGCCCCACCCACAGTGCGCGCACGCGGCCAGTCTGCCACCGCCACCACGGTCGGCGTGCCCGCCACCGCACGTGGCACGGGGGTCGTGAGTGCACGAGCCGGTTCCAGCCGGTCTGCGCACTCACGAGCGGGGTGGTGGGGATCGCGGGACAGCCGGGCGGGCGGTTGGGCGAGCGGATCGGGGCGAGGTGTGGTCAGCTGGGGGAGCGGGGACCGGGGGCGGTCACTTCGGGCGCCAACCGGCTCGAGTCGGCGGACCGGGCGGGCCCGGCGGGCGCGCGGGTCGAGGGCGACGTTCCCACGGCCGGTTCGCTGGCTTGGAGAGGGCTGGCATGCCAGGCAACTTAGGGCACCGAACACCTCGTCCGTGAACCGCCTTCGGCTTCGGTGACATTTCCCGCATGCTGATCTACCTGCGAAGATCACGCAGCGTTGATCGTCCGTGACAACGTCGCAGGTCGGGGCTCCGCGGGGCGCCGCGGTCGCGGTCCGGACCCGGGCGGGTACGCCGGGTGGCGGGGCCGGTGCGGCCGTCGGGACCGCGCCGTCGGGCCGTCGCCCGGGGCCTGCGACACTCCGGCTTTCGGGGGACGTGGGGCGTTGTTGAGCGTTGGCACTCTCCTCGGTAGAGTGCTAGCAGAACGGCGCCGCAGCGCCCCGGAACCCGCGACGGCGGGGAGCCACGGAGCCGTCTTGATCCAGACAACGCTTCGAAGGCCCCAGAAGGTGGAGGTCACACCGTGGCGAGCATCAAGCCGCTTGAGGACAAGATCGTGGTCCAGGCGAGCGAGGCCGAGACGACGACTGCGTCCGGCATCGTGATCCCGGACACCGCCAAGGAGAAGCCCCAGGAGGGCAAGGTTCTGGCCGTCGGCCCGGGTCGCATCGACGACAAGGGCAACCGCATCCCGGTTGACGTCAAGGAAGGCGACGTCGTCATCTACTCGAAGTACGGCGGCACCGAGGTCAAGTACAACGGCGAGGAGTACCTGATCCTCTCCGCCCGCGACGTGCTGGCCGTCGTCAACTGACGACCTCCACGTGCGAGCAGTGCCGCCCCGGCGGTCCCGACCGCGGGACCCCGGGGCGGAACCGTGTCCGGGGCGTCGGCTCCGGGACCCACGACCAGATCAGGTACCTGTGAAGGGCTGTTGCAACCATGGCTAAGCAGATCACCTTCGACGAGCAGGCCCGGCGTGCGCTGGAGAGCGGCGTCAACCAGCTCGCCGACGCGGTGAAGGTCACCCTCGGACCGCGCGGCCGGCACGTCGTGCTGGACAAGAAGTTCGGTGGCCCGCAGATCACCAACGACGGCGTGACCATCGCGCGCGAGATCGAACTGGACGACCCGTTCGAGAACCTGGGCGCCCAGCTCGCCAAGAACGTCGCGACCAAGACCAACGACGTCGCCGGTGACGGCACCACCACCGCCACCGTGCTCGCCCAGTCGCTGGTCCGCGAGGGCCTGCGCAACCTGGCCGCGGGCGCGAACCCGGCGGCGCTGAACAAGGGCGTGCAGCTGGCCACCGACGCCGTGGTGGAGGCCCTCAAGGGCAAGGCCACCCCGGTCAAGGGCCGTGACAACATCGCCCAGATCGCCACCGTCTCCTCCCGTGACGAGACCATCGGCGCGCTCATCGGCGAGGCGATGGAGAAGGTCGGCGAGGACGGCGTGATCAGCATCGAGGAGTCCTCGACGCTGGCCACCGAGCTGGACATCACCGAGGGCCTGCAGTTCGACAAGGGCTTCATCTCGCCGCACTTCGTCACCGACGCGGAGCGCCAGGAGGTCGTCCAGGAGGACGCCCAGATCCTGCTGCACCGGGAGAAGATCTCCAACCTGCAGGACCTGCTGCCGCTGCTGGAGAAGGTCGCGCAGAACGGCAAGCCGCTGCTGATCATCGCCGAGGACGTCGAGGGCGAGGCGCTGTCCACCCTGGCGGTCAACGCGATCCGCAAGACCCTCAAGGTCGTCGCGGTCAAGGCGCCGTTCTTCGGTGACCGCCGCAAGGCGTTCATGGACGACCTGGCGGTCGCCACCGGCGCCCAGGTCGTCGCGCCGGAGGTCGGCCTGAAGCTGTCCGAGGTCGGTCCGGAGGTGCTCGGCTCGGCCCGCCGCGTCACCGTCACCAAGGACACCACGACCATCGTGGACGGCCGCGGCAAGGCCGAGGACGTCAAGGAGCGGGTGGAGCAGATCCGCAAGGAGATCGAGGCCTCCGACTCCGACTGGGACCGCGAGAAGCTGCAGGAGCGGCTGGCCAAGCTGTCCGGCGGCGTCGCCGTGATCAAGGTCGGTGCGGCCACCGAGACCGAGCTGAAGGAGCGCAAGTCCCGCATCGAGGACGCGGTCGCCGCTGCCAAGGCCGCGGCCGAGGAGGGCAGCGTGCCCGGCGGTGGCTCCAGCCTGGTCCACGCCGCCAAGGCGCTGGAGGGCGACCTCGGGCTGTCCGGTGACGAGGCCACCGGCGTGCAGCTGGTGCGCCGCGCGCTGGACGCGCCGCTGCACTGGATCGCCGCCAACGCGGGCCAGGAGGGCGCCGTCGTGGTCGCCAAGGTCCGCGAGCTCGACTGGGGCAAGGGCTACAACGCCGCCACCGGCGAGTACGGCGACCTGGTCCAGGCGGGCATCGTCGACCCGCTGAAGGTGACCCGCTCCGCGGTCGCCAACGCGGCCTCCATCGCCCGCATGGTCCTCACCACCGAGAGCTCGGTGGTGGAGAAGCCGGAGGAGAAGGAGGCCGAGGCCGGCCACGGCCACGGCCACGGTCACGGCCACTGAGGCCTGCGGCCGAGCACGACGACGATCGGGGCGGCACCCTGCGCGGGTGCCGCCCCGATCCTTTCCTCTCGCGTCCGCCCTGCGTGGGTGCCGGATGACGCCCCTCGTTGTCATACGGCCCCGGTGACCGAGGTTCGCGCCCCCTCGATCAGCACGGGCGCGTCAGCTGGCCGCGACGGCCAGTTGCTGGCGCTTGCGCGCCTTGATGATCACCTCGCGTTCCGACTCCGAGAGC
This region of Saccharopolyspora hordei genomic DNA includes:
- a CDS encoding ElyC/SanA/YdcF family protein, with product MRALWVGLVGLVGIGVVTGVPSAWALARSAGRIRSVSDVPPTEVGLVLGAGVRWDGTPSLILQGRLDTAKTLYDAGKVRRLIVSGSPESRGYSEPAVMRHHLVSHGVPAEAVVLDETGVDTWQSCRRAAGEFGLRELTVISTRFHLRRAVAMCRRLGVDAYGVGHDAAADWRLQRVAARGARREVLATIKAFWYSR
- the rimI gene encoding ribosomal protein S18-alanine N-acetyltransferase, which gives rise to MQVLKLRRSDLKRCAELERVLFPGDDPWSWQAFASELDQGHHYVGAYLGERLIGYAGLAVAGRPPHVEAEVHTIGVDPEHQGRGVGGALLRALLARADELRATTFLEVRTDNETAIALYRKHGFEIIGLRKRYYQPSGADAHTMRRPAVGTETGG
- the groES gene encoding co-chaperone GroES — translated: MASIKPLEDKIVVQASEAETTTASGIVIPDTAKEKPQEGKVLAVGPGRIDDKGNRIPVDVKEGDVVIYSKYGGTEVKYNGEEYLILSARDVLAVVN
- the tsaD gene encoding tRNA (adenosine(37)-N6)-threonylcarbamoyltransferase complex transferase subunit TsaD, which produces MTADRVVLGIESSCDETGVGLVRLSADGSVELLADAVASSVDEHARFGGVVPEIASRAHLAAMAPTMRRALDESGLALSDVDAVAVTAGPGLAGALMVGVAAAKAYASALGVPLYGVNHLAGHVAVDTLEHGPLPDRCLALLVSGGHSQLLLVEGIAEKITEVGTTIDDAAGEAYDKVARVLDLPYPGGPPIDAQAKLGNPDAIAFPRGLTGPRDPAYDFSFSGLKTAVARWVETEQQAGREVPVPDVCASFQEAVADVLTAKAVRAARDLEVDTLVISGGVAANSRLSALASQRCAEAGITLRVPRPRLCTDNGAMIAALGAHVVASDAKPSPLDMPADPGLPVSTIVVQ
- the groL gene encoding chaperonin GroEL (60 kDa chaperone family; promotes refolding of misfolded polypeptides especially under stressful conditions; forms two stacked rings of heptamers to form a barrel-shaped 14mer; ends can be capped by GroES; misfolded proteins enter the barrel where they are refolded when GroES binds) encodes the protein MAKQITFDEQARRALESGVNQLADAVKVTLGPRGRHVVLDKKFGGPQITNDGVTIAREIELDDPFENLGAQLAKNVATKTNDVAGDGTTTATVLAQSLVREGLRNLAAGANPAALNKGVQLATDAVVEALKGKATPVKGRDNIAQIATVSSRDETIGALIGEAMEKVGEDGVISIEESSTLATELDITEGLQFDKGFISPHFVTDAERQEVVQEDAQILLHREKISNLQDLLPLLEKVAQNGKPLLIIAEDVEGEALSTLAVNAIRKTLKVVAVKAPFFGDRRKAFMDDLAVATGAQVVAPEVGLKLSEVGPEVLGSARRVTVTKDTTTIVDGRGKAEDVKERVEQIRKEIEASDSDWDREKLQERLAKLSGGVAVIKVGAATETELKERKSRIEDAVAAAKAAAEEGSVPGGGSSLVHAAKALEGDLGLSGDEATGVQLVRRALDAPLHWIAANAGQEGAVVVAKVRELDWGKGYNAATGEYGDLVQAGIVDPLKVTRSAVANAASIARMVLTTESSVVEKPEEKEAEAGHGHGHGHGH